The stretch of DNA TCGCCGGCGCGGCGATACACGAGAGCCGGATGCCCTTCTCGTGGAGTTCCTGGGGGAGGACGTGGCTCGCCGGCGAGGGCATCTCCCCCTCGACGACGGCGACGGCGCAGTTGGTACAGGCCCCGCCCCGGCAGGCGAACGGCCAGTCGTAGCCCGCGTCCTCCGCGGCCTCCAGGAGCGTCTCGTTGTCCGCCACGCGGAACTGTCCGTACCGCTCCGGGTCCAGCCCTCCGTCGGCCGCCTTCTCGAAGAGGTCGTCGTCGCCCAGGTCCCACCCGTGGTCGGCGATCACCTCGTAGTCGAGGTACTCGACGACGACGCCCTCGGGCTCCGGGGGTTCCGACGGCTCGGCGTCGTCCTGCTCGCTCGCCGGGGCCGTCTCTCCGTCCCCCGCGTCCGGCGCGACCACCTCGTCGCCCGGCTCGTAGCCGTTCTGGAGCAGCTCGTAGGCCTCCTGGACGGCGCGGAACTCGTCGGGCGAGCCGCCGTGGTCGGGGTGGACGTCTTTCACCCGCCGGCGGTACGCGTCGACGATCTCGGCGTCGTCGGCGTCGGGATCGACGCCGAGAATCTCGTAGGGGGAGGCCACACCGGAGGGACGGACTCCGCGGTGAAAAGTGTCTCTACACCCGGTCTACTGGAAGCGGACGCCCAGGTCGTGCAGCCCGTCGTTGTGCCGCGCGACGTTGATGAGCAGCGGAGTCAGCCCCTCCACCTCGGCGGCGTTGGCGATCGGGCCGCCGTCGAGTGCCCGAAGCCCCTCGATCCCCTCCGCGAGTTCGCAGACGGTCGCCTTCGCGTCGGCGTCGTCGCCGACGACGACGGTGTCCCAGTCCAGCTCGGCGTCGAGGTTCGCGAGCCGGCCGGCCGCGAGGTTGTGGAACGCGCCGACGACCGGCGTCCCCGCGGGCGCGGCGTTGGCCGCGAGCTGTGTGACGCTGCCCGGGCCCGGGCGGTTGTAGTGGAACCCGTCCTCGTCGCGCTTCATCCCGACGGCCGGCGAGACCAGGATCGCCTCCCCCAGGTCGTCGGCGATCGACTCGACCGTGTCGGTGAGGTGGTAGGCCGGGACGGCGGCCACGACCACGTCGGCCCGCGCGGCCGCGTCCTCGTTGCCGAGCCCCTCGACCGTGACCTCCCGGCCGCGACTCGCCAACTCCGTCTCGTACTCCTCGGCTTTCCCCTCGGCCCGTTCGACCTCACGGGAGCCCACGATGACCGTGTGGTTCGTGTCCGACGCCCAGCGGAGCGCCAGCCCCTCGCCGATGTCGCCGGTGCCGCCGAGTAGCGCGATTTCCATACCTACGGCGTGGGCCGAACGGCGAATAAGCGTTGTGCGACCGGCCGGGCTTGCCTACGTGTACCGCTCGAACGCCGCGTCCAGTCCACCGCCGTAGGCCGCGTACAGTCCCGCCCACAGGCCCAGCGTGAACGCGACCAGCTGTGCGACGACGGCGACGCCGCTCGTGTGCCCGAGCAACAGTTCGAACGGCACCGCGAACAGGACGGTGACGACGAAACTGACGAGGATGTACGTCGCCACCCTCCCGGGTCGGTGCGCCGTCGCGAAGACCTCGGGGTTCCGGCTGATGGTCGCGTAGGCCGCCGGAAACGCTACGAGGGTGAAGGAGACGGCGTACAGCGGCACGTGGTCGATCGACGGTTCGAACACCACGGCACCGCCAACCATCCCCGCCCAGATGCTCACCAAGAGCGCCCACGCGCCGACGACGATCCGGCCCATGTCGGGAGATGCCGCTCCCGCCGGAAACCCCTGCCGCTCTCCGTTCACGACAGCAGGTCCGACAGGTCGTTCACCGACTCGACGACGGCGCTGGCCCCCGCGTCGACGAACGCCCGCCGGCCCGACTCGCCGGTCAGGCCCCCGGTGAGGATGCCGACGCCGTAGTAGACCCGCTCGTCGTCGGCCGCGTCCGCGTTGCCCGCGGTCCGCACGTCGTCCAGCGTGTCGCCGGCGAACGCCACCCGCTCGGCGTCGAACCGCTCGGCCAGCGTCACGAGCGCGTGGGGGTGGGGTTTGCCCTCGTCCCAGTCGTCCATCGTGAACCGGTGCTCGTCGGCCACCGACAGCCCGGCCCGCTCCAGGGCGATGTCGGCCTCCGCCGCGGGCCGCCCGGTGACCACGCCGACGGCGTAGCGCTCGTCCAGCGCCGCCAACGTCGCCTCCTCGACCAGCACCGGCTCGTCGTGGATATAGCCCGGCGCGTCGAAGGCCGGCTCACCGTCCTCCAGCTCGCGGTACAGTTCGCTCCCCAGGTACAGCGTCTGGAACACCTCGCGCAGCCGCTCGGGGTCCCACGCCTCGACGACCCGCTCTCCCGCATCGTCGGTGAGTCGGGCCCGGAGTGTGGCCTCCACCGCGTCCAGCCCGCCGCCGCGCTCGGCGGCGGCCTCGGCCACCGACGACAGCGGCCCGACGTCCCCCTCTCGGGTCGCCAGCACGTACAGCGCCGCCGCGTCCGTCACCAGCCAGTCGTTGTTGAACCCGCCGGCGTCCTTGAGTGCCTGGATGCCGTCGTCGCCGATAGTGTCGCCGTATACCCGCTCGACGGACTCGACGACCGCCCGCCGGTAGGAGTCGGCCACGTCCACGAGTACGCCGTCGATGTCCAGCACGACCGCGTCGACTTGCATACCTCCCCGTCGTGTGCGCGGTTGAAGCGCCTTGCTATCTCCGTCAGTCGCCGGTCCCGTTCCCCGGCCAGTCCTCCCGGCTCTCGACGCTGGCCGAGGAGTTGTTCGCCCCCGCGACGTAGCTGTCGTGTGCCGGCCCGAACTTCGTGGTTACCAACAGACCGTTCGTGAGGGGGTCGGGGTCGTCGGTTCGGTGCGCCTTCAGCGCCCAGTCCGTGTCGAGATAGAACGTTCGATACAGCCCACCGTTCGGTAACTTCGCTCTGTAGTAGATCCGGTCGGGAATCCAGGTCTCGTTGACGGGATGTCCCGGTTCTGCGTAGTAGCCCGTTACATTCTCCAGCCCAGCTGTCAGGACTGCCCACGTGTCGATGGCGTTGTAGCCTTGTCCGTCAGCGGTGAAGTTCACTACGACGATATCCTGGTCTACGTAGATTCCCCTATTCGTAATATTTGTGATATTATCACCGCCGCTATTAACCCATTTCTGGTAGTCGAACGCAAACTCGTTGTACCGCTCGCGTTCGTTGAAATCGGCGAACTTCTCTTCCAGCGTCTCGTCCTCCTCTTCCTCGGGTGGTGTGTGCTTCTCGATTGTCAGCAGGTACTCGAAGGTCGCACCCGGTTCGCTAGACGTAGCGACGATGGTGTACTGACCGGCGGTGGGAAGCGTGACCGTCTTCAACCCGGCGCTCTCACTGGATCCGTCGTCGTCGTTGACGCCGATGACGGTGCCGTTGGGTGCCAGGAGACGGATGTAGGGGTCGCCGGTCGTCGATCCCATCGTGATGTGGACCGTGCTGTTCGCGGGCGCGGTGAACGTCACCGGCTCGTAGTACTTTCCGGTGTCCGTCTGTGGGTCCCCGCCGTCGAGTTCACCCCGCCGAGTGACCAGGACCGAGAAACCGGTCTGTTCGTCGGGAAACGACATCTTCCGGAGGTCGGTCCCGTTCTGTACCGGCGTCGCGGTCGGAGTGGCAGTCGATGTCGACGTTTCGGTCGCACGTCTATCCGCCTCAGTACCGGCTTGTCCGACGCCGAGGCCACTACAGCCGGCCGTGACGAGCAACAACGCGAGCAACACGGACGTGACTGCAGACCGGGACCGACCGACGGGAGTGACTGCCATTTTATTTCACTAATTTGTATACACACCTAATTCTTGCGGTAGAAGAAATTAAAAAGAGATCGGACGCCACTGTCTGCACCGGATATCAAAATCTCAGGTCATACAGACGTCGTTCCACGCGACGGCACAGCCGCCCCCACCGGAACTACTGCTTCCGGAATCGCCTCCCTCGTCGCCGTCACTACCACCGGTACCCGATGTTTCCCCGTCCCTCCACGGCCGGTCGTCCGCGTCGTCGCCCGTGGAACTGTCACCCTCGGAGTTCTCGTTGCTGGTACCGGTGTTCGATGCACCGCCGGTGATATCGCGGTACGAGGACCCCTCGCTCTCGGAACTGTCTTCCCCTGAATACGCTCCACACATAATCGTACAGCCACCGACGTCGTCGTCCGTGGCCTCGCTGGTCGTTCCGGTCGTCACATCCGACGCGGTTCGTGTGCTACTATCCGAACTAGTGGGCCCGTTACCGCTACCGGTCCTGTCGGTCGATTCTTGGCGCTGTTCGTGTGCCTCGTCCATCGCGTCACCGAGTGCGTCTAGATCGTAGACGCCGTCGGTCACTTCGAAGTTCTCGATGTCGACGCCGAGTTCGCTGGCGGTTCGGACTTCGCCCGCGCTGTCGACGTACAGTTGAATCCCGGATTCGTCGTTGGTGTCGACGACGACGGCTTCTTCGCCGGGCAGTTGGTACTGGAGGTCGCTCCCGATGTCCCCGATGCACTCGCCGTGAAAGTGGTAGTCACAGTCCGAGGATCGCCCGCCACCGGCGGGACCGCTCCCGTTCGACGCCGGGTCGCCGTTGAGTGCCGTACCCACGGCCACGTCCCGACTCGCGGTCCCCCGATGACCGAGTGCGTCGTAGACGACCACCCTGACGGGGACGGTTCCCGACGATTCGAACGTGTGTGTCAGGGAGGGTGTCGCGTTCCGTCCCGAGAGTGAACGCCGGTCGACGACGGCACCGTCGACCACCCACGCGACCGTCTCGAGGTCGGCCTCCGAGGCGTTCGCGACGGCGGTCAGGGTCGTAGACCGGCCGGCGACGGCTCGCTCGGGGCCGTCGAAACCGACACGCGGGGACCGCGATCCGGCGGCGGTGGCGGTGACGTACAGCGTGTCCGAGCGGGTCGCGCCGTCGTCGTCGGTGACGGTGACGGTCACGTCGTAGCGGCCGGTCGTCGACGGCGTGAACGTGGTCTGTCGGCAGGTCGGGCAGGCCGGTGTCGTCGTCGCGTCGCCGGGCGTCTCGATCGTCCAGGTGACGCCGGCGACGCTGCCGTCCGGGTCGCGGCTCCCGTTCGCGTCGAGATACACCGTCGTGTCGACGGAGACCGTCTGGTCGAGACCCGCGTCGGCCAGCGGCGGGCTGTTGCCCGACGCCGCCGCGCCGCCGGCGGCGACGGCCAGTGCGAGCAGGCCGACCAGAGTGACGTACCGTCCGTGCATCGGAGGGGTTGGGTCCGTGTTCCGGCATAAAATTTCGTAGCGTTATAAATTAAACTAATTCGGGTTGTGGGTGACCGAACGCAGCCGTGGATGCCGTCGGACGGGGAGCCGGGACCGACGGGTAGGGTTTAAGTAGGTCACGCGGGCAAGAACTGGTAATGGGTCTCAAATGCTCCGTCCTCGGCCACGCGTACGGTGAGACCACCATCGAGCGCGAGCGCGAGGAACAGGGTAGCGAAGTAGTCATCACCATCCAGGAGACGGAGACCTGCGAGCGGTGCGGCGAGACGCGGGTCGTCTCGGAGAACAAGGAGGTGACCGCTATCGAGACGCCCTCGGACATCGCGGGCGATATGGTCGACGCCGAGAGAGACGCGGTGGAAGACACGGACGACGCCGACGCGACGGAGGCCGACGAGGGGGAGCCCGACGCGACGACTGGAGAGTCGGTCGCGGACGGCGACGTCGACGCCGATGAGGAGACCGAGGACGCGGAGTTCATCGACGGAGCGAGCGACGACGAGCAGGGGGTCACAGCGGGCACGGGAGAGGACGATGCCTTCGCCGATACCGAGCCGGAACTGGAGGAGACGGGCGGTGAGGTCGACGGTGACGACGCGGAGATCCTCGACGACGGCGACGACGCCGACGGCGGGGACGAGGCCGGCGACGCCGAGCTCGGCGACCCGACGACCGACGTGACGGTACCGGACGCCGAGGGGGAGGTGGAGACGGTGACGGACTCCGAGACCGACCCGGAGACGGACGACGGAGTCATCATCGACGAGGACGGCTCGGAGCGGACGACCGACGACGACCGGGAACCCGGCCAGTGGCCGTCGGAACCGGGCGACGACGGGGACGACTGGTCGCCCGAGATGCTGACCGACGACCAGAGCGGGGAGGACACGGACCCTGACGGATCCAACGGGGGGACGGTGGCGGTCTCGGACGGCGAGTTCTACTGCCCCGAGTGCGGGTTCACGACCGACGCCGAGGCGAGTTCGCTGCGCGCCGGCGACTTCTGTCCCGAGTGTCACAAGGGCTCACTGGTGACGGGTACCGAGTGAACACAAACGGTAAGACGGCCCCTCGCAAAACCACGGTTATGCGAGAGTACAAGATGCGACGCGGGGAACACCTCGAAGACCGCGTCCCGGATATGGAAGCGTTCGTCGAGGAGTACTTCGGCGAGGTCACCGACACGGAAGAGCACAACGGCAGCGACCTGTTGGTCGTCGACGAGCCCGACAACCCGGTCTTCACCCGCGTCGTCGCCGGCACGGTCGAGTACGGGAGCAAGAAGGACAAGATCGCGCTCCACATCGACGAGCGGCCCGCCGAGGAGGTCATCGCGGAGGGACACGTCGACGCCGCGGAAGACGCCGTCGCAGTCAAGAACGACTTCCTCGAGGAGGCGACCGGTCGGGACGCGAAAGCACGCCGGGACTCGATGAAGCGGGACGTCGAGGACGACGCCGACAAGCCCGACAACGTCTGAACGCCGTGGGAGGGGTGGGGACGATCCGTTCCGAGGGCCGGTCCGGCGTCACACATATATATTCTCGTGCCATACGTTCACACACGCCTCGACGGAGTCGCGACGGTAGCAGTAACCGTCGCGTGCGCGTCGGTGCCGAGGCCGTGTCATAGTTTGTCCGCCCCGTCGGAGGCGGCCCCAATCCGACACACGGCACGTCCGTTTCTTTCGGCCGAGCGGGCCGGTCAGTGGTCCGGCCGGTCTCAGTCGACCAGCCCGTAGCCGCGCCGCACCAGCGCCACGTCGACGGCGACGACGGCGACCGTGAGTCCGGTCAGGACGGCCAGCGAGACGACCGGTGAGACGGCCGAGGCTTCCGGAATGACGCCGTAGCGGACGCCGTTGACCATGTACACCATCGGGTTCAGGAGCGTGACCTGTCGCCAGACCCCCTCCAGGGCCGACAGCGGGTAGAAGACGGCCCCGAAGAACACCAGCGGGCGGATGATGAACTGGTTCATGACCGTCAGGTAGTCGAAGTCACGCGCCCAGAGGCCGCCGATGACGCCGAACGCGGCGAAGAGGGTCGGGATGACCAGCGTGAACGCCGCCAGGAAGAGGGGGTTCGCGACGGTGACGGGCGTGAACACGAGTCCGACCCCCCAGATGATGAGGCCGACGACCACGCCCCGCAGCGCGGAGGCGGCGACGTAGGCCAGCACCATCTCGGTGTGCGACAGCGGCGAGGTCAACACCTCGTGGATGTACTCGTTCCAGCGGCCGTGGAAGATCGAGAAGGAGGCGTTCTCGAAGGCGTTCGAGACCATCCCCAGCACGACCAGTCCGGGGAGGATAAAGAGGACGTAGCCGGCTCCGCCGAAGGCCTCGGGGTCGCCGCCGCTGATGCGCTCGCCCAGCACCACGCCGAAGACGGTGAAGTACAGGACGTTCGTGATCATCGGCGGCAGGAACGTGTTACGCGGCCGGCGGACGTACCGGAGCACCTCGCGGTGCAGCAGCGTCCAGAGGCCGACCAGCCGATCCCGGACTCCCGTCGGCGCGCCGTTCGCGCCGTCCCGGCCAAGCGCGCCGCTCCCGTCGCCGCGACGCGGCGGCTCGGTCGCCGGCCCGTCGTCGCTCCGTCCATCGTCTCTGTGCCGGCCGCCGGCACGTTCGTCGCTCACGCGGACACCTCCGCGTAGTCGCGCTCGTCGCGCGTGAGGTCGACGAACACCTCTTCGAGCGACGCCCGGCGGATGTCCAGCGAGGTGACGGTGTGGCCCTGCCGTTCGAGCCGGCGGAGCAGTTCGGGTGCGGTCCGGCTCCCGCCGGCGGCGGTCACCGACAGGCCGTCGTCGGTCACCGCGACGTCGGTGACGCCCTCGACGTCGAGCGCGGGGGCGGTCCGGGGCGGGTCGGCCAGTCCGATGTCGACGGTGTCGGTGCCCCGCGCCATCAGCTCGCCGGGCGCGGCCTCCTCGACCTTCCGACCGTCGTCCATGATCGCCACCCGGTCACAGAGGCGCTCGGCCTCCTCGATGTAGTGGGTGGTCAGCAGGATGGTGGTGCCGGCGTCGTTCATCCGGTTGATGATGTCCCAGAGGTCGTGGCGCAACTGGACGTCGACCCCGGCGGTCGGCTCGTCGAGGATGAGCAGGTCCGGGTCCGAGACCAGCGCGCGAGCGAGGACGAACCGCCGTTTCATCCCGCCGGAGAGCCAGTCGAAGCGGGTGTCGCGCTTGTCCCAGATGCCGACGGTCTTGAGCGCCTCCTCGGCCCGGTCGCGGGCCTCGTCGCCGCCGATGCCGTGGTAGCCGGCCTTGTGTTCCAGCACCTCGACGATCGGGAAGAAGCGGTCGACGTTGAACTCCTGTGGCGCGAGGCCGATCCGGTCGCGGGCCTCGCGGTAGTCGTCCTCCACGTCGAAGCCGAACACCTCGGCGTCGCCGCCGTCCTTGTGGACGAGCCCGACGAGCGTGTTGATGAACGTCGTCTTACCGGCCCCGTTGGGACCCAGCAGGCCGAAGAACTCCCCGCGCTCGACGGTCAGGTCCAGCCCGTCCAGCGCCTGGACGTCGCCGTAGTCTTTCAGCAGGTTCCGGGCGCGTA from Haloarcula litorea encodes:
- a CDS encoding ABC transporter permease, which translates into the protein MVGLWTLLHREVLRYVRRPRNTFLPPMITNVLYFTVFGVVLGERISGGDPEAFGGAGYVLFILPGLVVLGMVSNAFENASFSIFHGRWNEYIHEVLTSPLSHTEMVLAYVAASALRGVVVGLIIWGVGLVFTPVTVANPLFLAAFTLVIPTLFAAFGVIGGLWARDFDYLTVMNQFIIRPLVFFGAVFYPLSALEGVWRQVTLLNPMVYMVNGVRYGVIPEASAVSPVVSLAVLTGLTVAVVAVDVALVRRGYGLVD
- a CDS encoding TIGR01548 family HAD-type hydrolase, with protein sequence MQVDAVVLDIDGVLVDVADSYRRAVVESVERVYGDTIGDDGIQALKDAGGFNNDWLVTDAAALYVLATREGDVGPLSSVAEAAAERGGGLDAVEATLRARLTDDAGERVVEAWDPERLREVFQTLYLGSELYRELEDGEPAFDAPGYIHDEPVLVEEATLAALDERYAVGVVTGRPAAEADIALERAGLSVADEHRFTMDDWDEGKPHPHALVTLAERFDAERVAFAGDTLDDVRTAGNADAADDERVYYGVGILTGGLTGESGRRAFVDAGASAVVESVNDLSDLLS
- a CDS encoding PPC domain-containing protein → MAVTPVGRSRSAVTSVLLALLLVTAGCSGLGVGQAGTEADRRATETSTSTATPTATPVQNGTDLRKMSFPDEQTGFSVLVTRRGELDGGDPQTDTGKYYEPVTFTAPANSTVHITMGSTTGDPYIRLLAPNGTVIGVNDDDGSSESAGLKTVTLPTAGQYTIVATSSEPGATFEYLLTIEKHTPPEEEEDETLEEKFADFNERERYNEFAFDYQKWVNSGGDNITNITNRGIYVDQDIVVVNFTADGQGYNAIDTWAVLTAGLENVTGYYAEPGHPVNETWIPDRIYYRAKLPNGGLYRTFYLDTDWALKAHRTDDPDPLTNGLLVTTKFGPAHDSYVAGANNSSASVESREDWPGNGTGD
- a CDS encoding PKD domain-containing protein, translated to MHGRYVTLVGLLALAVAAGGAAASGNSPPLADAGLDQTVSVDTTVYLDANGSRDPDGSVAGVTWTIETPGDATTTPACPTCRQTTFTPSTTGRYDVTVTVTDDDGATRSDTLYVTATAAGSRSPRVGFDGPERAVAGRSTTLTAVANASEADLETVAWVVDGAVVDRRSLSGRNATPSLTHTFESSGTVPVRVVVYDALGHRGTASRDVAVGTALNGDPASNGSGPAGGGRSSDCDYHFHGECIGDIGSDLQYQLPGEEAVVVDTNDESGIQLYVDSAGEVRTASELGVDIENFEVTDGVYDLDALGDAMDEAHEQRQESTDRTGSGNGPTSSDSSTRTASDVTTGTTSEATDDDVGGCTIMCGAYSGEDSSESEGSSYRDITGGASNTGTSNENSEGDSSTGDDADDRPWRDGETSGTGGSDGDEGGDSGSSSSGGGGCAVAWNDVCMT
- a CDS encoding DUF5611 family protein, giving the protein MREYKMRRGEHLEDRVPDMEAFVEEYFGEVTDTEEHNGSDLLVVDEPDNPVFTRVVAGTVEYGSKKDKIALHIDERPAEEVIAEGHVDAAEDAVAVKNDFLEEATGRDAKARRDSMKRDVEDDADKPDNV
- a CDS encoding DUF7093 family protein, which translates into the protein MGLKCSVLGHAYGETTIEREREEQGSEVVITIQETETCERCGETRVVSENKEVTAIETPSDIAGDMVDAERDAVEDTDDADATEADEGEPDATTGESVADGDVDADEETEDAEFIDGASDDEQGVTAGTGEDDAFADTEPELEETGGEVDGDDAEILDDGDDADGGDEAGDAELGDPTTDVTVPDAEGEVETVTDSETDPETDDGVIIDEDGSERTTDDDREPGQWPSEPGDDGDDWSPEMLTDDQSGEDTDPDGSNGGTVAVSDGEFYCPECGFTTDAEASSLRAGDFCPECHKGSLVTGTE
- the npdG gene encoding NADPH-dependent F420 reductase — its product is MEIALLGGTGDIGEGLALRWASDTNHTVIVGSREVERAEGKAEEYETELASRGREVTVEGLGNEDAAARADVVVAAVPAYHLTDTVESIADDLGEAILVSPAVGMKRDEDGFHYNRPGPGSVTQLAANAAPAGTPVVGAFHNLAAGRLANLDAELDWDTVVVGDDADAKATVCELAEGIEGLRALDGGPIANAAEVEGLTPLLINVARHNDGLHDLGVRFQ
- the fer gene encoding ferredoxin Fer, with product MASPYEILGVDPDADDAEIVDAYRRRVKDVHPDHGGSPDEFRAVQEAYELLQNGYEPGDEVVAPDAGDGETAPASEQDDAEPSEPPEPEGVVVEYLDYEVIADHGWDLGDDDLFEKAADGGLDPERYGQFRVADNETLLEAAEDAGYDWPFACRGGACTNCAVAVVEGEMPSPASHVLPQELHEKGIRLSCIAAPATDAKIVFNVKHLPAVSELLLPASRYDRASTD
- a CDS encoding ABC transporter ATP-binding protein is translated as MTAPAIRARNLLKDYGDVQALDGLDLTVERGEFFGLLGPNGAGKTTFINTLVGLVHKDGGDAEVFGFDVEDDYREARDRIGLAPQEFNVDRFFPIVEVLEHKAGYHGIGGDEARDRAEEALKTVGIWDKRDTRFDWLSGGMKRRFVLARALVSDPDLLILDEPTAGVDVQLRHDLWDIINRMNDAGTTILLTTHYIEEAERLCDRVAIMDDGRKVEEAAPGELMARGTDTVDIGLADPPRTAPALDVEGVTDVAVTDDGLSVTAAGGSRTAPELLRRLERQGHTVTSLDIRRASLEEVFVDLTRDERDYAEVSA